One genomic segment of Chitinophaga parva includes these proteins:
- a CDS encoding undecaprenyl-phosphate glucose phosphotransferase translates to MKHANQFLRQFIDHAVLAVAFVLTQRHIADGDSLHLNLLLFLFSACTWTITGTSVHLYQDYHKSGTYASEFVAILKTVLLHLCVFTFLFFYCFKNYPHARTFTILYSANIFVGVLVIKYLVKKTVLRLQARKQHARKVLIVGAGEMAMNFFEAIRANDQLGYHCVGFVDDREMPASHYLGKLSELNSILEANEVDDVIVALPETDGAKTAHIITESERAAKKVKIIPDVHRYLELKGNMNLLGNFPVVDIRPTPLDDPGRQRLKRAFDVAFSLFMFTAFSWLFLLIAVLIKLTSRGPVLFRQERWGLRNKKITCYKFRSMVHRALGENSGAGHTLRNDSRVTRIGRFLRKTNLDELPQFYNVLIGEMSFVGPRPHVTSQHKEYRETVEHYMLRQMVKPGITGWAQVNGCRGHASRIRERVDLDIWYIEHYSFWLDCQIIFQTAINMIKGDENAY, encoded by the coding sequence ATGAAACATGCGAACCAGTTTTTAAGACAATTTATTGACCATGCAGTGCTGGCAGTGGCGTTTGTATTAACACAGCGGCACATTGCAGACGGGGACAGTTTGCACCTTAACCTCCTGCTCTTCCTGTTCAGCGCCTGCACCTGGACCATTACCGGTACTTCCGTGCATTTGTACCAGGACTATCACAAGTCGGGCACTTATGCATCTGAGTTTGTGGCCATCCTGAAAACGGTGCTGCTGCATCTCTGCGTGTTCACCTTCCTGTTCTTTTATTGCTTTAAGAATTACCCCCACGCCCGTACGTTCACCATCCTTTATTCGGCCAATATTTTTGTGGGGGTGCTGGTGATCAAATACCTGGTAAAGAAAACAGTGCTGCGGCTACAGGCACGGAAGCAGCACGCGCGCAAAGTACTGATCGTAGGTGCCGGGGAAATGGCTATGAACTTTTTTGAAGCCATCCGCGCCAACGACCAGCTGGGATACCATTGCGTGGGCTTTGTAGACGACCGTGAAATGCCCGCATCCCACTACCTGGGTAAATTATCAGAGCTCAATAGCATCCTGGAAGCAAATGAAGTAGATGATGTGATCGTGGCATTGCCGGAAACAGACGGTGCAAAAACAGCACACATTATTACGGAAAGTGAAAGGGCCGCTAAAAAAGTAAAGATCATCCCGGATGTGCACCGCTACCTGGAGCTGAAGGGAAATATGAACCTGCTGGGCAATTTCCCGGTGGTGGATATCCGGCCCACGCCCCTGGACGATCCGGGACGGCAGCGGCTGAAGCGCGCTTTTGATGTGGCCTTTTCCCTGTTCATGTTCACGGCCTTCAGCTGGCTGTTCCTGCTCATTGCCGTGTTGATCAAACTCACCTCCCGGGGGCCGGTGCTCTTCCGGCAGGAGCGGTGGGGATTGCGGAATAAGAAGATCACCTGTTACAAGTTCCGCTCCATGGTACACAGGGCGCTCGGTGAAAATAGCGGCGCGGGGCACACGCTGCGCAACGATAGCCGGGTAACACGCATAGGCCGTTTCCTGCGCAAGACCAACCTGGATGAGCTGCCGCAGTTTTATAATGTACTGATCGGGGAAATGTCGTTTGTAGGGCCGCGCCCGCACGTTACCTCCCAGCATAAAGAATACCGGGAAACCGTGGAACATTACATGTTGCGGCAGATGGTGAAACCCGGCATTACCGGCTGGGCGCAGGTGAATGGCTGCCGGGGCCACGCCAGCCGGATCCGCGAGCGGGTGGACCTGGACATCTGGTACATTGAACACTACAGCTTCTGGCTCGACTGCCAGATCATTTTCCAGACAGCAATTAACATGATTAAAGGCGACGAAAATGCGTATTAA
- a CDS encoding FkbM family methyltransferase, with protein sequence MERMKKIAAAITSRVAPRLRYLVPAYSSEGEDLLLKRIFHEKREGVYVDVGAHHPFRVSNTYLFYKRRWKGINIDPMPGTKALFDRYRPLDVNLEMGVSATRQQLTYHIFNEPALNTFSGEKVKEYTQEPQYRVIHKKEIATWPLADILDHYLPAGQAIDFLTIDAEGLDMEVLRSNNWSKYRPAYVLVEASPFLLADMEASELGVFMQQVGYTVFAKTYYTYFFRNLHG encoded by the coding sequence ATGGAGCGCATGAAGAAAATAGCGGCAGCCATTACATCGCGGGTAGCGCCGCGGCTACGGTACCTGGTCCCGGCTTACAGCTCGGAGGGGGAAGACCTGCTCCTCAAGCGCATCTTCCACGAAAAGCGGGAAGGCGTGTATGTGGATGTAGGCGCACACCATCCCTTCCGGGTGTCTAATACTTACTTGTTTTACAAAAGGCGCTGGAAGGGCATTAACATAGATCCCATGCCCGGTACCAAGGCCCTGTTTGACCGCTACCGGCCACTGGATGTGAACCTGGAAATGGGCGTGTCTGCCACCCGCCAGCAGCTTACCTACCACATTTTTAATGAACCTGCGCTCAACACCTTTTCCGGCGAGAAAGTAAAGGAATATACACAGGAGCCACAGTACAGGGTCATTCACAAAAAAGAGATTGCTACCTGGCCCCTGGCGGATATCCTGGATCATTACCTCCCTGCCGGCCAGGCCATTGACTTCCTCACCATCGATGCGGAAGGACTGGACATGGAAGTACTGCGCTCCAACAACTGGAGCAAGTACCGGCCGGCTTACGTGCTGGTGGAAGCCAGCCCTTTCCTGCTGGCGGATATGGAGGCCTCTGAGCTGGGCGTGTTCATGCAGCAGGTGGGATACACTGTTTTTGCAAAAACCTATTACACTTATTTTTTCAGGAACCTACATGGGTAA
- a CDS encoding FkbM family methyltransferase: MNVLFKMTDAAKVFLQSGRGLGALFQPGGSVASTQLLHNCRHYIPAVQTILDVGANQGQFALSAAHFYPGATVHAFEPVPEVYAALQRNTRKAARISTYNFALGSSSGALNFYQNHYSHASSALPVSVLQRQVVPATATVQQITVPVQRMDDVAIALVPPVLLKLDVQGFEQEVLKGATTTLQAVDYLLFETSFVPMYDGEPLFDDMHQFVKQLGFEFIGPVGYYQADTLQILQMDLLYKKK; encoded by the coding sequence ATGAACGTGTTATTTAAAATGACAGATGCGGCAAAGGTGTTCCTGCAGTCCGGCAGGGGCCTGGGCGCGCTGTTCCAGCCCGGCGGGTCTGTTGCCTCCACCCAGCTGTTGCACAATTGCAGGCATTACATACCGGCGGTGCAGACCATCCTCGATGTAGGGGCAAACCAGGGGCAGTTTGCATTGTCTGCCGCCCATTTTTATCCCGGTGCCACGGTACATGCTTTTGAGCCCGTACCGGAAGTGTATGCCGCACTGCAGCGCAATACCCGCAAGGCGGCACGGATCAGTACTTACAACTTTGCATTGGGCAGCAGCAGCGGTGCGCTGAACTTCTATCAAAACCATTATTCCCACGCCAGCTCCGCCCTGCCCGTTTCTGTTTTGCAACGGCAGGTGGTGCCGGCCACTGCCACGGTGCAGCAGATCACCGTGCCGGTGCAGCGCATGGATGATGTAGCCATTGCACTGGTGCCACCGGTGCTCCTGAAGCTGGATGTACAGGGGTTTGAGCAGGAAGTGCTGAAGGGCGCCACTACTACCTTACAGGCGGTAGACTACCTGCTGTTTGAAACCTCCTTTGTGCCCATGTATGATGGAGAGCCATTGTTTGACGACATGCATCAATTTGTAAAACAACTGGGATTTGAATTTATAGGCCCGGTAGGCTATTACCAGGCCGACACCTTACAGATCTTACAAATGGATCTTTTATATAAAAAAAAGTAG
- a CDS encoding WcaI family glycosyltransferase encodes MRIKLLLITANYAPEPVGIGKYNGEMIRWLAEQGYQCTVLTTYPYYPQWRVQEPYRRRRFWYSREQGPSTAAGGRVTVLRCPQYTPVAPSGKRRILQELTFVLAALGRMLWLMPGRKFDVVMTVAPPFHLGLLGVVYRWLRGGHCLHHVQDLQIEAARDLGMIRHAGLLNFLFRLEKYMLRHTHVVSSISEGMLQKIRDKVVHDMVVYFPNWANIRSFYPLDNRAELKKEFGFAEGDKIVLYAGAIGEKQGLEAILHAAHSFREHGGLWFLVCGSGPYRMLLEAQALAMGLSNIVFLETRPPEQFNRFLNMADVHLVIQKMSVSDLVMPSKLTTILAVGGVAVVTANPGTSLYELVHRYGIGLVVPAEDQEALNKGIYQAIYQEQRHIVTKACAYARENLAIDEIMRRYEAAALRVLE; translated from the coding sequence ATGCGTATTAAGCTGCTACTCATTACGGCAAACTATGCACCGGAGCCCGTGGGCATAGGCAAGTATAACGGGGAAATGATCCGGTGGCTGGCGGAGCAGGGATACCAGTGCACCGTGCTTACTACTTATCCGTATTACCCCCAATGGCGGGTGCAGGAACCATACCGGCGCAGGCGCTTTTGGTACAGCCGGGAGCAGGGCCCTTCCACGGCCGCAGGGGGCCGGGTTACCGTGCTGCGTTGCCCGCAATACACGCCGGTGGCGCCTTCCGGCAAGCGGAGGATATTGCAGGAGCTCACCTTTGTGCTGGCTGCGTTGGGGCGGATGCTATGGCTGATGCCGGGCAGAAAGTTTGATGTGGTGATGACGGTGGCACCACCTTTTCACCTGGGGCTATTGGGCGTGGTATACCGGTGGCTGCGGGGCGGCCACTGCCTGCATCATGTGCAGGACCTGCAGATAGAAGCCGCCCGAGACCTGGGCATGATCCGGCACGCAGGCCTGCTCAACTTTCTCTTCCGCCTGGAAAAATACATGTTGCGGCACACCCACGTGGTGAGCAGCATTTCGGAAGGAATGCTGCAAAAGATCCGCGACAAAGTGGTGCATGACATGGTGGTGTATTTTCCAAACTGGGCCAATATAAGATCGTTTTACCCGCTGGATAACCGGGCGGAACTGAAAAAAGAATTTGGGTTTGCCGAAGGCGATAAAATTGTGCTGTATGCCGGGGCAATCGGTGAGAAACAAGGACTGGAGGCCATCCTGCATGCAGCACATTCATTCCGGGAGCATGGAGGATTGTGGTTCCTGGTGTGTGGCTCCGGTCCGTACCGCATGCTGCTGGAAGCGCAGGCCCTGGCCATGGGGCTTTCTAACATCGTGTTCCTTGAAACCCGGCCTCCGGAGCAGTTTAACCGTTTTCTCAATATGGCCGATGTGCACCTGGTGATCCAGAAAATGAGTGTGAGCGACCTGGTGATGCCTTCCAAACTCACTACCATCCTGGCGGTGGGCGGCGTGGCCGTGGTGACGGCCAATCCCGGTACCAGCTTGTACGAGCTGGTGCACCGGTATGGGATAGGGCTGGTGGTGCCGGCAGAAGACCAGGAGGCACTGAACAAAGGGATCTACCAGGCTATTTACCAGGAACAAAGGCATATTGTCACAAAAGCCTGTGCATATGCCCGCGAAAACCTTGCGATAGATGAGATCATGCGGCGCTATGAAGCAGCAGCATTGAGGGTTTTGGAATGA
- a CDS encoding acyltransferase family protein has product MTLNTSAPRYFFSLDMIRGFAALIVVLCHWQFFFYKDYTTMEIPLSSMPLPGYRYLSILYTYAPFAVDLFFLLSGFIFFWFYADKVANRDTSFNHFFCFRLSRLYPVHLAALVVIALLQYAMIQTSGAPFIIQHNDTWHFILNLLLIHCWGFEKTPALNGFNGPSWSVSVEFFLYLLFFAVSYARLQHKKGVLITLVVAGAVLQYFYSMIGQGIYSFYLGALVYHAYNWMLHKKNMQQITRWVTGLALLVWIMVLWEYYAPYLRPAAMRLMQYCMPSRNETQYTSLFNLARNTFVRTIVSPATILTLALLETARGGLRVKWLQLLGNISYALYLLHFPLMVLFALVTKMLHIPHAVFQSPLTMLLFYAILIPLSTATHYYFELPVQQFFRRRLSNRPVQVAAATARA; this is encoded by the coding sequence ATGACATTGAACACCTCCGCCCCGCGTTATTTTTTCAGCCTGGATATGATCAGGGGCTTTGCTGCACTCATTGTAGTGCTGTGCCACTGGCAGTTCTTCTTTTACAAGGACTACACCACGATGGAGATCCCGCTCTCCTCCATGCCGCTGCCAGGCTATCGCTACCTGTCCATTCTCTACACTTATGCCCCTTTTGCGGTGGACCTCTTCTTCCTGCTCTCAGGATTTATCTTTTTCTGGTTTTACGCAGATAAGGTGGCTAACCGTGACACCTCCTTCAATCATTTTTTCTGCTTTCGCCTCAGCCGTCTCTATCCTGTGCACCTGGCCGCCCTTGTTGTTATAGCCTTGCTGCAATACGCCATGATACAAACCAGTGGCGCGCCTTTTATCATTCAGCATAATGACACCTGGCATTTTATACTGAACCTGCTCCTCATCCACTGCTGGGGTTTTGAAAAGACCCCGGCCCTCAATGGGTTCAACGGCCCCTCCTGGTCGGTATCCGTTGAGTTCTTTTTATACCTGCTGTTCTTTGCTGTCAGCTATGCCAGGCTGCAACATAAAAAAGGCGTGCTCATAACCCTCGTAGTGGCCGGGGCCGTGCTGCAATACTTCTATTCCATGATAGGGCAGGGCATTTATTCCTTTTACCTGGGTGCCCTGGTTTATCATGCCTACAACTGGATGCTGCACAAAAAAAATATGCAACAAATCACCCGGTGGGTAACCGGCCTGGCATTGCTGGTGTGGATCATGGTATTATGGGAATACTATGCCCCTTACCTGCGCCCTGCCGCCATGCGACTGATGCAGTACTGCATGCCTTCCCGCAATGAAACGCAGTACACCAGCCTGTTTAACCTGGCCCGCAATACGTTTGTGCGCACCATTGTATCGCCGGCAACCATCCTCACACTGGCCCTGCTGGAAACCGCCCGTGGCGGCCTGCGGGTAAAATGGCTGCAGCTCCTTGGTAATATCAGCTATGCCTTGTACCTGCTGCATTTTCCACTCATGGTGCTGTTTGCGCTCGTCACTAAAATGCTGCATATCCCGCATGCAGTGTTTCAATCCCCGTTAACGATGCTGCTCTTTTACGCGATCCTTATTCCCCTTAGCACTGCTACACATTATTATTTTGAACTGCCTGTCCAGCAGTTCTTCAGGCGGCGTTTGTCTAACAGGCCGGTGCAGGTAGCGGCGGCCACTGCACGGGCGTAG
- a CDS encoding sodium:solute symporter: MSATLLLIIVTAYFCVLLGVAWYTSRNANNDSFFIGNRNSNWMLVAFGMIGTSLSGVTFVSVPGKVGTSGFTYLQIVIGYFIGYFLVAYVLLPLYYRMQLTSIYRYLEHRFGTWSYKTGALFFIISRTVGATARLYLVINVLQVFILDNLHVPFAVTTFVLLLMILLYTFEGGVKTIVFTDTLQTTFMLLGLLVCIYYILHFLGLSVGEGWSSLHAKGYTRVFDTNASGGSFWLKQILGGAFITVAMTGLDQEMMQKNISVRSLKDSQKNMITFSVIMVMVNVLFLFLGGLLYLYKDALGSGVQASGDDLFPAIALSLHLPAIVAFVFIIGLISALFPSADGALTALTSSFCIDILGLKKREDLTEKQRTRTRQTVHICMALIFFICVMVFKWVNNKSIIDIILALAGYTYGPLLGLFAFGIFTKRTIAENWLVLGVCLAAPVCCYVLSLYSKTLLGGYQVGVELLIINAALTFLGLLAISKRPAVAVELQ, translated from the coding sequence ATGTCTGCTACCTTACTGCTCATTATCGTTACTGCCTATTTCTGCGTGCTGCTGGGCGTAGCCTGGTACACCAGCCGCAATGCCAACAATGATTCCTTCTTCATCGGCAACCGCAATTCCAACTGGATGCTGGTGGCCTTCGGCATGATCGGCACCTCGCTGAGCGGGGTTACTTTTGTGAGCGTGCCGGGCAAGGTGGGCACTTCCGGCTTCACCTACCTGCAGATCGTGATCGGCTATTTCATTGGTTACTTCCTGGTAGCCTACGTGCTCCTGCCCCTGTATTACCGCATGCAGCTCACTTCTATTTACCGCTACCTGGAACACCGTTTTGGGACCTGGTCATACAAAACAGGTGCATTGTTCTTTATCATATCCCGCACCGTGGGCGCTACGGCCCGGCTGTACCTGGTGATCAACGTGCTGCAGGTCTTCATCCTGGACAACCTGCACGTACCTTTTGCCGTGACCACCTTTGTACTGCTGCTCATGATCCTGCTGTACACTTTTGAAGGCGGTGTAAAAACCATCGTATTCACCGATACCCTGCAAACCACTTTCATGCTACTGGGCCTGCTGGTGTGTATTTATTACATCCTGCATTTCCTGGGCCTCTCCGTAGGGGAAGGTTGGAGCAGTCTGCACGCCAAAGGTTATACCCGCGTGTTTGATACCAATGCCAGCGGCGGCAGCTTCTGGCTGAAACAGATCCTGGGTGGCGCTTTCATCACCGTGGCTATGACAGGGCTGGACCAGGAAATGATGCAAAAGAACATCAGCGTGCGCAGTCTCAAAGATTCCCAGAAGAACATGATCACCTTCAGTGTGATCATGGTGATGGTGAACGTGCTGTTCCTTTTCCTGGGTGGCCTTTTGTACCTGTATAAAGATGCCTTGGGCAGCGGCGTGCAGGCCAGCGGGGATGACCTGTTTCCGGCCATTGCATTGTCCCTGCACCTGCCCGCCATTGTAGCCTTTGTGTTTATCATCGGCCTCATTTCCGCGCTTTTTCCCAGTGCAGACGGTGCCCTCACAGCGCTTACCTCTTCTTTTTGCATTGACATCCTGGGCCTCAAGAAACGCGAAGACCTCACCGAAAAACAGCGTACCCGCACCCGCCAGACAGTACACATCTGCATGGCACTGATCTTCTTTATCTGCGTGATGGTGTTCAAGTGGGTGAACAATAAGTCCATCATCGATATTATCCTGGCACTGGCAGGCTACACTTATGGCCCGCTGCTGGGGCTTTTTGCCTTTGGCATATTTACCAAACGCACCATTGCAGAGAACTGGCTGGTGCTGGGCGTGTGCCTGGCGGCACCGGTGTGCTGCTATGTGTTGTCACTTTACTCTAAAACCCTGTTGGGCGGCTACCAGGTAGGAGTGGAGCTGCTGATCATCAATGCGGCACTCACCTTCCTGGGATTGCTGGCTATCTCAAAGCGGCCGGCTGTCGCAGTGGAACTGCAATAG
- a CDS encoding FkbM family methyltransferase has translation MNIAEKVIKRIYVFLFARKALYRLNLLLYKLSLRGLGILNYEDDQVSGERAFIRFLLASGHLEKGVVLDVGANVGHYSILLRTSKVSLPVYAFEPHPVAFRYLQQAAQQHDFTPVPIGAGHEVATAVIYDYADNGGSEHASMYEEVITGLRQQAADAVNITLTTVDDFVTDNGIREIALLKIDTEGNELNVLKGAARCIANGTIKVIQVEFNEMNVIARTFFKDIADLLPDYDFYRLLPDGPCALGPYDVIAFEIFAFQNIVAIRR, from the coding sequence ATGAATATAGCAGAGAAAGTGATCAAAAGAATATACGTATTCCTCTTTGCCCGAAAGGCACTCTATAGGCTCAACCTGTTGTTGTATAAGCTAAGCCTTCGCGGCCTGGGCATCTTAAATTATGAAGATGACCAGGTGAGCGGTGAGCGTGCCTTCATCCGCTTCCTCCTGGCCAGCGGCCACCTGGAAAAGGGGGTAGTGCTGGATGTAGGCGCTAATGTGGGCCACTACTCCATCCTGCTTCGCACCAGCAAAGTATCCTTGCCCGTTTACGCCTTTGAGCCGCACCCGGTAGCCTTTAGGTACCTGCAGCAGGCGGCGCAACAACATGATTTCACTCCCGTACCCATCGGTGCCGGCCACGAGGTGGCTACTGCGGTGATCTATGATTACGCGGATAACGGCGGCTCCGAACACGCCAGTATGTACGAGGAGGTGATCACCGGTCTGCGCCAGCAAGCGGCGGATGCCGTAAACATCACCCTCACCACGGTAGATGATTTTGTGACGGATAACGGTATCCGCGAGATCGCCCTGCTGAAAATAGACACGGAAGGTAATGAACTGAACGTGCTGAAAGGTGCGGCCCGGTGTATTGCCAATGGTACGATCAAAGTGATCCAGGTAGAGTTTAACGAGATGAACGTGATAGCCCGCACCTTTTTCAAAGACATTGCAGACCTGCTGCCGGATTATGATTTTTACCGGCTGCTGCCTGATGGGCCCTGCGCGCTGGGACCGTATGACGTCATCGCCTTTGAGATCTTCGCATTCCAGAATATTGTGGCCATCCGCCGGTAG
- a CDS encoding murein L,D-transpeptidase catalytic domain family protein — translation MRSEEMMKVYDSLQLNATGLSEGAFFSALTGLQQLVAEGKLQNDSIISIVDFSLPSTEKRLFVIDLNNKKLLFNTLVSHGRNSGLNNATSFSNRPNSFKSSLGFYITGQTYTGKHGLSLRLIGEERGINDNAERRGIVMHSADYVNDEWARGTGRIGRSEGCPAIPEEISDEVISAISNGSCLFLYSPDKFYLAHSRYISKA, via the coding sequence GTGCGTTCCGAGGAAATGATGAAGGTATATGACAGCCTGCAGTTGAATGCAACCGGTCTTTCTGAAGGTGCATTCTTTTCTGCATTAACCGGCCTGCAACAGCTGGTGGCAGAGGGTAAACTGCAAAACGACAGTATCATTTCCATCGTGGACTTCAGCCTTCCTTCCACGGAAAAGCGCCTGTTCGTGATAGATCTGAACAATAAGAAATTGCTTTTTAATACGCTGGTATCCCATGGCCGTAACTCTGGCCTGAACAATGCTACTTCTTTCTCCAACAGGCCTAACAGCTTCAAGAGCAGCCTGGGATTCTATATCACCGGCCAGACCTACACCGGCAAGCATGGTCTTTCCCTTCGGCTCATTGGCGAGGAACGCGGCATCAATGACAATGCAGAACGCCGCGGCATTGTGATGCACAGTGCGGATTATGTGAATGATGAGTGGGCGCGTGGTACCGGGCGCATTGGCCGCAGTGAAGGCTGCCCGGCCATCCCGGAGGAGATCAGTGATGAAGTGATCAGCGCTATCAGCAATGGCAGCTGCCTGTTCCTTTACAGCCCGGACAAATTCTACCTGGCGCACTCCCGTTACATTTCCAAAGCCTGA
- a CDS encoding class I SAM-dependent methyltransferase, giving the protein MGKLYVQYGCGPFSAPAGWKNFDASPTLRIQQLPLLGPLLKHRMHVTFPEDVLQGNILKALPGVPAGSCDGVYCSHVLEHLSYDDCLLAVRNTYHLLKPGGYFRCVVPDLAWAARAYVDDLASQDSQANTRFLERTMLGKRRRPRGLRGLLTATLGNSDHLYMWDQFSLAQVFRQAGFTQVRACGFNDCPDPMFRLVEEASRFENAVALEAVK; this is encoded by the coding sequence ATGGGTAAGCTATACGTTCAATATGGATGCGGCCCGTTTTCCGCGCCGGCAGGCTGGAAAAATTTTGATGCGTCGCCCACGCTGCGCATCCAGCAGCTGCCGCTGCTGGGCCCGTTGCTGAAACACCGCATGCATGTAACCTTCCCGGAGGATGTATTGCAGGGCAATATCCTGAAAGCCTTGCCCGGCGTGCCAGCCGGCAGTTGTGATGGCGTGTACTGCTCCCATGTGCTGGAACATTTATCGTACGATGACTGCCTGCTGGCCGTGCGCAACACCTATCACCTGCTGAAGCCGGGCGGATATTTCCGCTGCGTGGTGCCAGACCTGGCATGGGCGGCGCGTGCGTATGTGGATGACCTGGCCAGCCAGGACAGCCAGGCCAATACCCGCTTCCTGGAAAGGACCATGCTGGGCAAGCGGCGCAGGCCAAGGGGCTTGCGGGGCCTGCTCACCGCCACGCTGGGCAACAGTGACCACCTGTACATGTGGGACCAGTTCTCACTGGCGCAGGTATTCCGCCAGGCAGGCTTTACACAGGTGCGTGCCTGCGGGTTCAATGATTGTCCCGATCCGATGTTCCGCCTGGTAGAAGAGGCATCAAGATTTGAAAATGCAGTGGCCCTGGAGGCTGTTAAATAA
- a CDS encoding glycosyltransferase family 4 protein produces MELFLDNLVFTIQHTGGVSVYWYELLRGLCAAQLPVRFLNAGLNAENIFEQRLNYAAYPCVRESWIPPACLRYLPLRYKLPRAALFHGGYLRVSPQQDVVNILTIHDLAHERKLATRFPRALVNQQQKRYGIRRADGIICISESTRRELLHFYPDTDPSRVCVVHHGIADTFFPLAEKQHTEAPYVLYVGGRRQYKNFDMAVAAVQQLPVQYTLVAVGGEQWSVQELQGLKHLLDGRFRVVPRASPQELNRLYNQAWCLLYPSAYEGFGFPPGEAMKAGCPVVAARTTSLPEVVGDAGLLVDEISPTAFAAEILRLEQPVLRQQLVKDGLARARLFTWEKSVQATIGFYQQCWHHKFSS; encoded by the coding sequence ATGGAGCTGTTCCTGGATAACCTGGTCTTTACCATCCAGCATACAGGCGGTGTTTCTGTGTACTGGTATGAGCTGCTGCGCGGGTTATGCGCGGCACAGCTGCCCGTACGCTTCTTAAATGCGGGGCTGAATGCAGAAAATATTTTTGAACAGCGGCTCAATTATGCAGCATATCCCTGTGTGCGGGAAAGCTGGATACCGCCTGCCTGCCTGCGTTATTTGCCCCTGCGGTACAAGCTGCCGCGGGCAGCCCTTTTCCATGGTGGTTACCTGCGGGTATCGCCCCAGCAGGATGTGGTGAACATCCTCACCATCCACGACCTGGCCCATGAGCGGAAGCTGGCTACCCGGTTTCCCAGGGCGCTGGTAAACCAGCAGCAGAAACGGTATGGCATCCGCCGGGCGGATGGTATTATCTGCATTTCGGAAAGCACGCGCCGCGAGTTGCTGCATTTTTACCCGGATACCGATCCTTCGCGTGTATGTGTAGTGCATCACGGTATTGCAGATACGTTTTTTCCGCTTGCGGAAAAGCAGCATACGGAAGCGCCTTACGTGCTGTATGTAGGTGGGCGCAGGCAGTATAAAAATTTTGACATGGCGGTGGCTGCGGTACAGCAGCTGCCGGTGCAGTATACACTGGTGGCCGTGGGAGGAGAACAATGGAGCGTGCAGGAATTGCAAGGATTGAAACATTTGCTGGACGGGCGTTTCAGGGTGGTGCCCCGGGCATCGCCCCAGGAGCTGAACCGGTTGTATAACCAGGCCTGGTGCCTGTTGTACCCTTCCGCATACGAGGGGTTTGGATTTCCACCGGGGGAAGCCATGAAAGCCGGCTGCCCCGTGGTGGCCGCGCGTACTACCTCCCTGCCGGAAGTGGTAGGAGATGCGGGACTGCTGGTGGATGAAATTTCACCCACTGCTTTTGCCGCGGAAATACTGCGGCTGGAACAACCGGTGCTCCGGCAGCAGCTGGTAAAGGACGGCCTGGCCAGGGCGCGGCTATTTACCTGGGAAAAGAGTGTACAGGCTACCATTGGATTTTATCAGCAATGCTGGCATCATAAATTTTCCTCCTGA